A single window of Lonchura striata isolate bLonStr1 chromosome 20, bLonStr1.mat, whole genome shotgun sequence DNA harbors:
- the SMTNL2 gene encoding smoothelin-like protein 2, whose product MAGEIEHLNSREAQTVCDGLERYEDTLRGAVRDIHVDIQLFKQGVGRQVEEVLRLASPLAQAVSELQQENRRLRVQLERLSRQVEALGRSAGLPQEWVCETAESPQVVGPGSPAQGSADGAFSGRAKLTVAGRSQSVDLDDHQKPEFRRVFSSSIIENGHRSSSSGQAKVTRELTCFQMSESSSPEAHAPAVILQMPHLPVTAVTRTSEKFSGENICPTNTSSCLLGQGKSTNTMGVKSSNQPAKDWNSITIKTMDSSATGESATSVPKPASTMNYGLRSGAKTGESAIDSYCEVSPSSQSPPPTVHRQVERRRELVRSQTLPRTAGTQARKALFEKLERDDGKGKGESRAKLKRSLSFGVASASSIKQILLDWCRSKTIGYKHIDLQNFSSSWNDGMAFCALVHSFFPEAFDYNKLDPANRKQNFELAFTTAEKMAHCDRLIEVEDMMVMGHKPDPMCVFTYVQSLYSHLRHFE is encoded by the exons ATGGCCGGCGAGATCGAGCATCTGAACAGTCGGGAGGCGCAGACTGTCTGCGACGGCCTGGAACGCTACGAGGACACGCTACGGGGCGCCGTCCGGGACATCCATGTGGACATCCAGCTGTTCAAGCAGGGAGTAGGCCGGCAGGTGGAGGAGGTGCTGCGCCTCGCCAGCCCCCTGGCACAAGCAgtctctgagctgcagcaggagaaccGGCGCCTGCGGGTGCAGCTGGAGCGCCTGTCCCGGCAGGTGGAGGCCCTGGGCAGGTCGGCGGGGCTGCCGCAGGAGTGGGTGTGCGAGACAGCGGAGAGCCCTCAGGTCGTGGGGCCCGGCTCGCCGGCGCAAGGTTCGGCCGACGGCGCGTTCTCCGGTCGTGCCAAGCTCACGGTCGCTGGCCGGAGCCAA AGCGTAGACCTGGATGACCACCAGAAACCTGAGTTTAGAAGAGTTTTTAGTTCTTCCATCATTGAAAATGGGCATCGATCTTCATCATCAG GTCAGGCAAAAGTCACCCGTGAACTGACCTGCTTTCAGATGTCAGAATCTTCATCCCCCGAAGCCCATGCCCCTGCAGTCATCTTACAGATGCCCCACCTTCCCGTTACTGCAGTAACCAGGACATCTGAGAAGTTTTCAGGAGAAAACATCTGTCCAACCAATACATCTTCTTGcctgctgggacagggaaaGAGCACAAATACAATGGGAGTAAAATCTTCTAACCAGCCag CGAAGGACTGGAATTCAATTACAATTAAAACAATGGATTCATCTGCCACTGGAG AGAGTGCTACTTCTGTCCCCAAGCCTGCCTCAACTATGAACTATGGGCTGCGTAGTGGAGCCAAAACTGGTGAAAG TGCCATTGACAGTTACTGTGAGGTGAGCCCCAGCTCTCAATCACCTCCTCCTACTGTGCATCGCCAAGTTGAAAGGAGGCGAGAATTGGTGCGGTCTCAGACGCTCCCACGGACTGCAGGAACGCAGGCCAGGAAAGCGCTTTTTGAGAAACTTGAACGTGATGATGGAAA aggaaaaggagaatcGAGAGCTAAGCTGAAGAGGTCGCTGAGTTTTGGGGTTGCCAGCGCTAGCAGCATTAAACAAATTCTGTTAGATTGGTGTCGCTCAAAAACCATAGGATACAAG CACATTGATCTTCAGAACTTCTCCTCAAGCTGGAACGATGGGATGGCATTCTGTGCTCTTGtacattctttctttcctgaagCTTTTGATTATAATAAGCTTGACCCAGCTAATCGCAAGCAGAACTTTGAGCTGGCCTTCACAACGGCTGA GAAAATGGCTCACTGTGACCGTCTGATAGAAGTGGAAGACATGATGGTGATGGGTCACAAGCCAGATCCCATGTGTGTCTTCACCTATGTCCAGTCTCTGTACAGTCATCTACGACATTTTGAATAA
- the FBXO39 gene encoding F-box only protein 39 yields the protein MEDDSEPEQSSWAYLPDVCLRHVFHWLDDRDRSRAALVCKKWSCTMHSGSLWRCRTITFYGQPSRARTLEFQSALWYTKKFGKYLKHLEIKLSSPYNTPFTKKFHVTLRGLLSHLGKCNSHLVSLSIKYLELDCLIWKNVVRAQFIKNLAAFLKRISNQLDYLNLKGARMTLEEGCELLNSLSSLTNRSFISEINIEDFFSFHLSVYSSPLFHQTMSKFHRLTILTFNYNCISDELLDILREHNSHSLCTLNIKCHIHDPHGQVISGTSWANLAKRAPKLNVNFFFERVMKHDHLARILLEEIPVRSISLRSCYFSDPDWTMRPTLTNLLPAYWHGLQKLTLELNNDHELLDNELLQLILSCKRLLFLKVWAFLSVSFMERLLQNRAERKCILTTIKVRIYTAQDDSTEEEQLLVDIYRKFKYLIDSELNYFVITYPMV from the exons ATGGAAGATGACAGTGAACCTGAGCAAAGCTCCTGGGCCTATCTACCTGATGTCTGTCTGAGGCATGTCTTCCATTGGTTAGATGACAGGGACAGATCTCGGGCTGCCTTGGTCTGTAAAAAATGGAGTTGCACCATGCACTCTGGATCTCTCTGGAGATGCAGAACCATCACCTTCTATGGCCAACCATCAAGGGCACGCACACTGGAGTTTCAAAGTGCACTGTGGTATACCAAGAAATTTGGCAAATATTTGAAACACCTTGAGATTAAGTTATCGAGTCCTTACAATACCCCCTTTACCAAAAAATTTCACGTGACTCTGAGAGGTCTTCTTTCACACCTGGGTAAGTGTAATAGTCACCTAGTATCCCTGAGTATCAAGTACCTTGAATTAGACTGCTTGATCTGGAAAAATGTGGTTAGGGCTCAGTTTATCAAGAACTTAGCTGCCTTCCTGAAAAGAATAAGCAATCAACTTGATTATCTTAACTTAAAAGGAGCAAGAATGACTTTGGAAGAAGGCTGTGAGCTTCTGAATTCTCTAAGCAGCTTGACAAATAGAAGCTTTATATCTGAAATCAATATTGAGGATTTCTTCAGTTTCCACCTTTCTGTCTACAGCAGTCCCTTGTTCCACCAAACTATGTCTAAGTTCCACAGGCTGACCATCCTGACTTTCAATTATAACTGCATCTCAGATGAACTGCTGGACATCCTGCGGGAGCACAACTCTCATTCCCTGTGCACCTTGAATATCAAGTGTCATATCCATGACCCTCATGGGCAAGTGATCTCAGGAACGTCATGGGCAAATTTGGCCAAGAGGGCCCCAAAACTGAATGTGAACTTCTTCTTTGAAAGAGTCATGAAGCATGACCACCTAGCTAGGATCCTGCTAGAAGAGATCCCAGTCAGGAGCATCAGCCTACGGAGCTGTTATTTTAGTGACCCAGACTGGACAATGAGACCTACCCTCACCAACCTTCTCCCAGCTTATTGGCATGGTCTGCAG aaattaaCACTTGAATTAAACAATGACCATGAGTTGCTGGACAATGAGCTGCTACAGCTTATCTTATCATGCAAGAGGTTGTTATTTCTGAAAGTCTGGGCATTTCTAAGTGTCAGCTTTATGGAAAGGCTGCTACAAAACCGTGCAGAAAGGAAATGCATTTTGACTACCATAAAG GTCAGGATTTATACAGCCCAAGATGACAGCactgaggaggagcagctgctggttgATATTTACAGGAAATTCAAGTACCTGATTGACTCAGAGCTTAATTATTTTGTCATCACCTACCCAATGGTGTAA
- the TEKT1 gene encoding tektin-1, which produces MARLLQDPSKLHPSEWHTANRMQRASTESQKSRSECMIAESWRLVDEIEKTTQKTQIDVNKKLEQRREEIKFWKQELDNKLDQIVHETEILLTFKNRLERALEGCKEPLVIAQKCLLYRQKRVGIDLVHDEVEQELLKEAEVIQGVIALLGRTLEQTNEQIRRNRSAKYNLDMDLKDKFTALTIDDYCASLTNDTPHIIYADNAMKLEGNFVSPEDWIDFSNINVEKADKQRNNSLALKALINSILSQTANDMRKQCEMVNNAFRNRVKEVKDAKHKLETLLAMVMDETASQEKNIAALKKAITDKEGPVKVAQTRLEARNHRPNVELCYDTVHSSLMSEVQEITKNIQRLKDALAQAEIELKGLSRRQLSLEEEIKVKENTLYIDEVLCMQMRESLCINNY; this is translated from the exons ATGGCCAGACTGTTGCAAGATCCATCTAAACTTCATCCCTCAGAATGGCACACTGCAAACAGAATGCAGCGTGCCAGCACAGAGTCCCAGAAATCCAGGTCAGAATGCATGATAGCTGAGAGTTGGAGGCTGGTGGACGAAATAGAAAAGACaactcaaaaaacccaaatcgaTGTCAACAAGAAATTAG AACAGAGACGGGAAGAGATAAAATTCTGGAAGCAAGAGTTAGATAACAAGCTAGACCAAATTGTTCATGAGACAGAGATACTGTTGACTTTCAAGAATAGGCTGGAGAGAGCTTTGGAGGGCTGCAAAGAGCCCCTTGTCATTGCCCAAAAGTGTCTCCTGTACAG GCAGAAGCGAGTTGGGATTGACTTGGTGCATGATGAAGTGGAACAGGAACTGCTGAAGGAAGCAGAAGTCATCCAGGGGGTTATTGCTTTACTTGGACGTACATTGGAACAAACAAACGAGCAAATCAG ACGAAACCGTTCAGCAAAATACAACCTGGATATGGATCTGAAGGACAAATTCACAGCTTTGACAATTGATGATTACTGTGCTAGCTTGACAAACGACACTCCTCATATTATATATGCTGATAATGCAATGAAACTAGAAGGAAA TTTTGTTAGCCCTGAGGACTGGATAGATTTCTCAAACATAAATGTTGAAAAGGCTGACAAGCAGCGAAACAATTCTTTGGCACTGAAGGCACTTATCAATAGCATCCTCTCACAGACAGCAAATGACATGCGCAAGCAATGTGAGATGGTGAATAATGCTTTTAGAAATAGGGTGAAGGAAGTCAAGGATGCCAAGCACAAGCTAGAGACACTTCTTGCAATG GTGATGGATGAGACTGCCTCACAGGAGAAGAACATTGCAGCCTTAAAGAAAGCAATCACTGATAAGGAAGGACCTGTAAAAGTGGCTCAAACCCGCTTGGAAGCGAGGAACCATCGCCCCAATGTGGAACTGTGCTACGACACAGTGCACAGCAGCCTGATGAGTGAAGTTCAAGAGATTACCAAAAATATTCAAAG ATTAAAGGATGCATTGGCACAGGCTGAGATAGAGTTGAAAGGCCTGAGCCGCCGACAGCTTTCCTTGGAGGAAGAGATCAAGGTCAAGGAGAACACACTGTACATTGATGAAGTGCTGTGCATGCAAATGAGAGAGTCTCTTTGCATAAACAATTACTGA